A region of Leptotrichia hongkongensis DNA encodes the following proteins:
- the gmhA gene encoding D-sedoheptulose 7-phosphate isomerase — translation MLKENIRNSYLTAFETVKVFVENEENIEKTEKIAQELALAYKNGKKSLIAGNGGSNCDAMHFAEEFTGRFRKDRRALPSISISDSSHITCVGNDYGFDFVFAKGVEAFGQEGDFFFGISTSGNSKNIIEAVKSAKERNLKTVALLGKDGGKLKGVCDYEFIIPGETSDRIQEVHMMILHIIIEGVERILFPENY, via the coding sequence ATGTTAAAGGAAAATATTAGAAATTCGTATTTAACTGCCTTTGAAACTGTAAAGGTATTTGTAGAAAATGAGGAAAATATTGAAAAAACAGAAAAAATTGCACAGGAATTAGCATTAGCCTATAAAAATGGGAAAAAATCGCTAATTGCAGGAAATGGTGGAAGTAACTGTGATGCAATGCACTTTGCAGAAGAATTTACAGGAAGATTTAGAAAAGACAGAAGGGCCTTGCCGTCTATAAGTATCAGCGATTCTTCCCATATCACATGTGTTGGAAATGACTATGGATTTGATTTTGTGTTTGCAAAAGGTGTGGAAGCATTTGGGCAGGAAGGTGACTTTTTCTTTGGAATTTCAACTTCGGGAAATTCTAAAAATATAATTGAGGCTGTAAAATCGGCAAAAGAGAGAAATTTAAAAACTGTAGCGCTGCTTGGAAAAGATGGCGGGAAATTAAAAGGAGTATGTGATTATGAATTTATAATTCCTGGAGAAACATCAGACAGGATTCAGGAAGTTCATATGATGATTTTACATATTATAATTGAAGGTGTGGAAAGAATTTTATTTCCTGAAAATTATTAA
- a CDS encoding LysR family transcriptional regulator, producing MDVHHLKIFFEACKEKSFTKAAKNLFISQSAVSIQIKKLETKLGIQLIERNSKNFRLTFAGKELYRMSKDVFDKILRVEKEMEKISQFGKGKICIGATHNIGEPVLPRIMVEFKKHNPEIEFDLYIKNRESLVRHLKEGTVDIALMEEYFIEDKEIKVIETEEYPFVVVAGKEISDYKELEQMQLLKRDTVLTSKYLDLFEKIIGFNLENRIVINGSIETMKNLIKSGLGFAVLPYYSVYEEIEKGTLKIIHNFEKSEDKFQIAYIRENGEKSGIAKFVKFVRNYKITPALFSVKK from the coding sequence GTGGATGTACATCATTTAAAAATTTTCTTTGAGGCATGCAAGGAGAAGAGTTTTACTAAAGCTGCAAAAAATTTATTTATCAGCCAATCAGCAGTGTCAATACAAATAAAAAAATTGGAAACAAAACTTGGAATTCAACTTATTGAGAGGAATTCTAAAAATTTTAGGCTAACTTTTGCTGGAAAAGAACTATATAGGATGTCAAAAGATGTTTTTGACAAGATTCTACGTGTAGAAAAAGAGATGGAGAAAATATCGCAATTTGGGAAGGGAAAAATCTGCATTGGAGCGACTCATAACATTGGAGAGCCAGTATTGCCGAGAATTATGGTAGAATTTAAAAAACACAATCCTGAAATTGAGTTTGACTTGTATATTAAAAATCGTGAATCACTCGTAAGGCATTTGAAGGAAGGAACAGTCGACATTGCCTTAATGGAAGAGTATTTTATTGAAGATAAGGAAATAAAGGTTATCGAAACAGAAGAATATCCGTTTGTGGTTGTAGCTGGAAAGGAAATATCTGATTATAAGGAATTAGAGCAGATGCAGCTGTTAAAGCGGGATACAGTTTTGACAAGCAAATATCTTGACTTGTTTGAGAAAATAATCGGATTTAATTTAGAAAATAGAATTGTAATAAATGGAAGCATTGAAACAATGAAAAATCTTATAAAAAGTGGGCTTGGTTTTGCAGTTCTTCCATATTACAGCGTTTATGAGGAAATAGAAAAAGGTACATTGAAAATCATTCATAACTTTGAAAAGTCTGAAGATAAATTTCAGATTGCATATATTCGTGAAAATGGAGAAAAGTCAGGAATTGCCAAATTTGTAAAATTTGTAAGAAATTATAAGATTACGCCTGCGTTATTTTCAGTAAAAAAATAG